A genomic stretch from Actinomycetota bacterium includes:
- a CDS encoding YhdH/YhfP family quinone oxidoreductase — protein sequence MENKSFRALVAREGEDKGFTRSIETKNIEDLPAGDVVIKVLYSSVNYKDALSASGNRGVTRNFPHTPGIDAAGTVEEDASGRFAPGDEVLVTGYDLGMNTSGGLAEFIRVPAGWVVKLPAGLTLKESMIYGTAGFTAALSVWKLTGAGVKPGDGEVLVTGASGGVGSIAMRILAKLGYSVVAVAGLMDDAEFARYGEVLKGLGAARVIPAAEVDDTSGKLMLKPVWPNAVDTVGGNILATVVKSAAYGGVVTTCGNAAGHELDLNVYPFILRGVSLLGVDSVECPMEPRLEVWAKLAGEWKLDNLEELSVEIGLEEVEERIQLLLAKAAVGRAVVRI from the coding sequence ATGGAGAACAAGTCGTTCAGGGCGCTGGTGGCGCGGGAAGGCGAGGACAAGGGTTTCACCCGCAGCATAGAGACGAAAAATATCGAGGACCTCCCCGCCGGTGACGTGGTCATCAAGGTCCTCTACAGCTCGGTCAACTACAAGGACGCGCTCTCCGCTTCGGGTAACCGGGGCGTCACCAGGAACTTTCCCCATACGCCCGGCATCGATGCCGCCGGCACAGTGGAGGAGGACGCCAGCGGCAGGTTCGCGCCCGGCGACGAGGTGCTGGTGACCGGATACGACCTGGGCATGAACACCTCGGGCGGGCTGGCCGAGTTTATCCGCGTCCCCGCCGGTTGGGTGGTGAAGCTGCCCGCGGGCCTGACCCTTAAGGAGTCCATGATCTACGGCACGGCCGGCTTCACCGCCGCCCTCTCGGTATGGAAGCTCACCGGGGCGGGCGTGAAGCCCGGAGACGGCGAGGTGCTGGTCACCGGGGCCTCGGGAGGGGTGGGCAGCATCGCCATGCGCATCCTGGCCAAGCTGGGATACAGCGTGGTGGCGGTCGCCGGGCTCATGGACGACGCGGAGTTCGCGCGCTACGGGGAGGTGCTGAAGGGCCTGGGGGCCGCGCGGGTGATACCAGCCGCGGAGGTCGACGATACCTCGGGCAAGCTCATGCTCAAGCCGGTGTGGCCGAACGCGGTGGACACCGTGGGGGGCAACATCCTGGCAACCGTGGTGAAGTCGGCGGCCTACGGCGGCGTGGTGACCACCTGCGGCAACGCCGCCGGCCACGAGCTGGACCTCAACGTCTACCCCTTCATCCTGCGCGGCGTCAGCCTCCTGGGCGTGGACTCGGTGGAGTGCCCCATGGAGCCCCGCCTCGAGGTGTGGGCAAAGCTGGCGGGCGAGTGGAAGCTGGACAACCTCGAGGAACTGTCCGTGGAGATAGGCCTGGAAGAGGTGGAGGAGCGCATCCAGCTCCTCCTCGCCAAGGCCGCCGTGGGGCGCGCCGTGGTCAGGATCTGA
- a CDS encoding alpha/beta fold hydrolase — protein MKKSITTTPGNTPVRRIPDDYYPPGCGFWYTLPEGLDAGKKMFYRYSTHGDGIPENTIVFVHGNPESSYIYRKIIKEIIARASRPCGILAMDHIGFGLSDQASYQMECLNHAGNLLSLVRELDLENVTLVVHDWGGPIGVGAFLREPERVANLVVTNSTVFPMPESGLTYKNYPISWLGWANIPLIMPRWFWGSYSSYAVFRTPARPFELIAQLLLYLVKAEIGVFSGTEDEKNAKRLFREQFRSKPNTLCSRRFVRQSGAWGHGNTFVEPTLGLQDTSPFYRFIQENIGSIWGPEGRNIGVRAVLGRWDALGKDEVIEQWIENLPQLEGHVKICEGAGHFIEEARPGEVAESIMDVAGLL, from the coding sequence ATGAAGAAGAGCATAACGACTACGCCAGGGAATACGCCGGTTCGTAGAATACCCGATGATTATTATCCTCCAGGATGCGGCTTCTGGTATACGTTGCCCGAAGGGTTGGACGCGGGAAAGAAGATGTTCTATCGCTACAGCACCCACGGCGATGGGATCCCAGAGAACACCATTGTCTTCGTCCACGGCAATCCGGAGTCGTCATACATATACAGAAAAATCATCAAGGAGATCATCGCCAGGGCCAGCAGGCCTTGCGGTATCCTCGCCATGGACCACATCGGGTTCGGGCTTTCGGATCAAGCGAGTTATCAGATGGAGTGCCTGAACCACGCCGGCAACCTGCTGTCCCTGGTACGGGAGTTGGACCTGGAGAACGTGACGCTGGTGGTCCATGACTGGGGTGGACCGATCGGCGTAGGGGCGTTCCTGAGAGAACCAGAGCGGGTAGCGAACCTCGTGGTGACAAACAGCACGGTGTTTCCCATGCCCGAGTCCGGGCTCACCTATAAGAACTACCCGATAAGCTGGCTCGGTTGGGCAAACATACCGCTTATCATGCCGAGATGGTTCTGGGGATCCTATTCCTCATATGCCGTTTTCCGGACTCCCGCGAGACCGTTTGAGCTGATCGCGCAGTTGCTCCTGTATCTGGTAAAGGCCGAGATCGGCGTATTCTCGGGTACGGAAGATGAGAAGAACGCAAAGCGGCTGTTCAGGGAACAGTTCAGGTCCAAACCCAACACCCTGTGCTCGAGGCGTTTTGTGCGGCAGTCGGGAGCCTGGGGCCACGGCAATACTTTCGTGGAGCCCACACTGGGGTTGCAGGACACATCGCCGTTCTACAGGTTCATCCAAGAGAACATCGGAAGCATCTGGGGCCCGGAGGGACGGAATATCGGGGTCAGGGCGGTGCTGGGGCGATGGGATGCGCTCGGCAAGGACGAGGTCATAGAACAGTGGATAGAAAATCTGCCGCAGCTTGAAGGACACGTAAAGATATGTGAAGGCGCAGGTCACTTCATCGAAGAGGCCAGGCCCGGGGAAGTGGCCGAAAGCATCATGGACGTCGCGGGATTGCTCTAG
- a CDS encoding SDR family oxidoreductase, translating to MLLKWLPIKGACNAIAPGHIETSLTGWMPEEHRPRLIPRIPLRRFGTVEEMAGADAFPIEDATRTTGQTLVIDGGILVD from the coding sequence ATGTTGCTGAAATGGCTGCCGATCAAGGGGGCATGCAACGCCATCGCCCCGGGCCACATCGAGACGTCGCTGACCGGGTGGATGCCGGAGGAACACCGCCCCAGGCTGATTCCCCGTATCCCCTTGCGCCGTTTCGGGACGGTGGAAGAGATGGCCGGGGCGGATGCCTTTCCCATCGAGGACGCCACTCGCACCACGGGCCAGACCCTGGTCATCGACGGCGGGATCCTGGTCGACTGA
- a CDS encoding signal peptidase I has product MDEKWGREVSFKRLREDHRAVYYVLAGTAWAAFAFFLLLFLLLLFSAVNPWMQARVIISDSMEPAIITGSMVIVVPQDGYHEGDIISFVDPDIGINVHRIVGEVSRDGETYFITKGDNARRADRTPVPLDKVEGKVVLIFPYLGYLAYLGFLVALIPIGLIVLRLVRKVRSRAAAGGGG; this is encoded by the coding sequence ATGGACGAGAAATGGGGCAGGGAGGTCTCCTTCAAGCGGCTGCGTGAAGACCATCGTGCGGTATATTATGTCCTGGCGGGAACGGCCTGGGCCGCATTCGCCTTCTTTCTTCTTCTCTTTCTGCTCTTGCTCTTCTCCGCCGTGAACCCGTGGATGCAAGCCCGGGTGATCATCTCCGACTCGATGGAGCCCGCCATTATAACCGGGAGTATGGTCATCGTCGTCCCGCAGGACGGATATCACGAGGGCGACATCATCTCCTTCGTCGATCCCGATATCGGGATAAACGTCCACCGCATCGTGGGAGAAGTGAGCCGCGATGGCGAGACCTATTTCATCACCAAGGGCGACAACGCCAGGAGAGCGGACCGCACACCGGTCCCCCTGGACAAGGTCGAGGGCAAGGTCGTGCTCATCTTTCCTTATCTCGGCTACCTCGCCTACCTCGGCTTTCTCGTGGCCCTTATCCCCATAGGGCTCATTGTCCTGCGCCTGGTCAGAAAGGTGCGCTCGAGGGCCGCTGCCGGCGGGGGCGGGTGA
- a CDS encoding response regulator has protein sequence MKTIAYIEDDPDMIDLVSMILQKHGYRVAGFTESREILPRLESVKPELILLDLMMPHVDGLEVFEEIKSQEGMDGIPVVIISAMKRAVDEIRRDGTVKVEACLVKPFTIVDLLGTVESLIGSA, from the coding sequence TTGAAGACGATCGCCTACATAGAGGACGACCCGGACATGATCGACCTCGTATCCATGATCCTGCAGAAGCACGGCTACCGCGTAGCAGGATTCACCGAGAGCCGCGAGATCCTGCCGCGCCTGGAGTCGGTGAAGCCTGAACTCATCCTCCTTGACCTGATGATGCCCCACGTCGACGGCCTGGAGGTATTCGAAGAGATCAAGAGCCAGGAGGGGATGGACGGGATACCGGTGGTCATCATCTCTGCCATGAAAAGGGCGGTGGACGAGATCCGGCGGGATGGCACGGTAAAGGTAGAGGCCTGCCTGGTCAAGCCCTTCACCATCGTCGACCTCCTCGGTACCGTCGAGAGCCTCATCGGCAGCGCCTGA
- a CDS encoding flavodoxin family protein: protein MKVLVAYFTQTGNTRKVAEAIYGEIDVEKEMREIGELTDMEGYDLVFYGFPIQAGNPAKDAGDFLKAQGEGKRIAVFVTHGAPEGAERVGPWLDIIRGLVPGVGAELMGLFDCQGEASRAIVDFLLGSDDPDMRRYGQEAAEAKGLPDEARLERARAFAREVIAKA from the coding sequence ATGAAGGTACTGGTGGCCTATTTCACGCAGACGGGGAACACCAGGAAGGTCGCGGAGGCGATATACGGTGAGATCGACGTGGAGAAGGAGATGAGGGAGATAGGCGAACTCACGGACATGGAGGGGTACGATCTCGTCTTCTACGGCTTTCCCATCCAGGCGGGGAACCCGGCCAAGGACGCCGGGGATTTTCTCAAGGCGCAGGGCGAGGGAAAGAGGATAGCGGTCTTTGTCACTCATGGGGCCCCAGAGGGAGCGGAGCGGGTGGGGCCGTGGCTGGACATCATCAGGGGCCTGGTCCCTGGCGTGGGGGCGGAGCTGATGGGGCTCTTCGATTGTCAGGGAGAGGCGTCGCGGGCCATCGTCGACTTCCTCCTGGGCAGCGACGACCCGGACATGCGAAGGTATGGCCAGGAGGCTGCGGAGGCCAAGGGCCTGCCGGATGAGGCCAGGCTCGAACGGGCGCGGGCCTTTGCCCGGGAAGTGATAGCCAAGGCTTGA
- a CDS encoding AMP-binding protein — MTDFNGFYKAILKSFDKYPVMIYGDRTITYGEFDAQTNRLAHALLELGIERDDNIGIAEYNTPPFLEVTTAAWKVTARAITLNFKFKEWELKHVIEDAGMTAVFFNEDLADRMINLRPELPGVKHYVIIGERKVDGMLNYADLFPGRPSTHPDVPWDTFGSDDIVVLMYTGGTTGYPKGVIYTHDQVLSAPLEAMIRNLAGGLKDMAKAPPYVFDSIEKAVKIPGTARFLPWVLSKDATRRAVSAVGRHAGSFIEKSPYAVIRAVLGVNAHLSGGKVRMLLASPMMHAWAYNHAIIGMIGGFTSVLLPSKTFDVVEMLETIERTRANVLVAVGDGQCRPLADELDKVKADGRSYDLSSLAVVLTSGMALSVDVKERLFRHLPKLIILDVLASTEGHYISITPYTAADKELGKTVFRVSETVKVLNEEGREVRPGEVGEVAVARAHQGSTGYFHDAEKSARTYRNVGGRTYIFTGDMGMVDERGHIHLIGRGSGCINTGGEKVFPEEVEEVLNRHPAVELSGVTSVPHQRWGEAVTAVVQLKEGSRASEEELKAFCKERLADYKAPKYVIFVDELPRLITGKVHYRELKKMVSQKYEGVELT; from the coding sequence ATGACCGACTTCAACGGCTTCTATAAGGCAATCCTCAAGAGCTTCGACAAGTACCCGGTGATGATCTACGGCGACCGCACCATAACCTACGGGGAGTTCGACGCACAGACCAACCGCCTGGCCCATGCCCTGCTGGAGCTGGGGATAGAGCGCGACGACAACATCGGCATCGCGGAGTACAATACTCCGCCCTTCCTCGAGGTGACCACCGCGGCCTGGAAGGTGACCGCCCGGGCCATCACCCTCAATTTCAAGTTCAAGGAGTGGGAACTCAAGCACGTCATCGAGGACGCCGGCATGACCGCCGTCTTCTTCAACGAGGACCTCGCGGACCGCATGATAAACCTGCGTCCGGAGCTGCCGGGGGTAAAACACTACGTGATCATCGGGGAGCGTAAGGTCGACGGCATGCTCAACTACGCGGACCTCTTCCCCGGCAGGCCCTCCACCCACCCGGACGTGCCCTGGGATACCTTCGGAAGCGACGATATCGTGGTGCTCATGTACACCGGCGGGACCACCGGCTACCCCAAAGGGGTCATCTACACCCACGACCAGGTGCTGAGCGCGCCCCTGGAGGCGATGATAAGGAACCTCGCCGGAGGCCTCAAGGATATGGCCAAGGCGCCGCCTTACGTGTTCGACAGCATCGAAAAAGCGGTGAAGATACCAGGGACCGCGCGTTTCCTGCCGTGGGTTCTCTCCAAGGACGCCACCAGGAGGGCGGTATCAGCCGTGGGGAGGCATGCCGGATCGTTCATCGAGAAGTCCCCTTATGCCGTGATACGCGCCGTGCTCGGTGTGAACGCGCACCTGAGCGGAGGCAAGGTGAGGATGCTCCTGGCCAGCCCCATGATGCATGCCTGGGCATACAACCACGCCATCATCGGCATGATCGGAGGCTTCACCAGCGTCCTCCTCCCGTCCAAGACTTTTGACGTGGTGGAGATGCTGGAGACCATCGAAAGGACCCGTGCCAACGTGCTGGTTGCGGTGGGGGACGGCCAGTGCCGCCCCCTTGCCGACGAGCTCGACAAGGTGAAAGCAGACGGGCGCAGCTATGATCTCAGCTCGCTCGCGGTAGTGCTCACCAGTGGAATGGCCCTTTCCGTGGACGTCAAGGAGCGGCTCTTCCGCCACCTCCCCAAGCTGATCATCCTGGACGTCCTGGCCTCGACCGAGGGGCATTATATCTCAATCACCCCCTATACGGCGGCGGACAAGGAGCTGGGCAAGACGGTGTTCAGGGTCAGCGAGACGGTGAAGGTGCTGAACGAGGAAGGCCGGGAAGTCCGTCCGGGCGAGGTGGGCGAGGTGGCGGTGGCGCGGGCGCACCAGGGCTCTACCGGATACTTCCACGACGCCGAAAAGAGTGCCCGCACCTACCGTAACGTGGGGGGCAGAACCTATATCTTCACCGGGGACATGGGCATGGTGGACGAGCGCGGCCACATCCACCTCATCGGGCGCGGCTCCGGCTGCATCAACACCGGTGGCGAGAAGGTCTTTCCGGAGGAGGTGGAGGAGGTGCTCAATCGGCACCCCGCGGTGGAGCTCTCCGGCGTGACCTCCGTGCCCCACCAGCGCTGGGGGGAGGCGGTCACCGCCGTGGTCCAGCTGAAGGAGGGCTCACGGGCGAGCGAGGAGGAACTGAAGGCCTTCTGCAAGGAGCGGCTGGCCGACTATAAGGCGCCCAAATATGTGATATTCGTGGACGAACTGCCGCGGCTCATCACCGGGAAAGTCCATTACCGCGAGCTGAAGAAGATGGTGAGCCAGAAGTACGAGGGCGTGGAGCTGACCTGA
- a CDS encoding DUF2231 domain-containing protein, with protein MSGGEDDPVKHGTTSEKPREDGATGTGAVNRRYAHLPQGMQGLLERYPALGISQHPRIVHFPMAVAVLSPFFNLAYLASGRKGLEDTAYHLSLVGAASVPPVALSGAMSWWVNYRAHWFRNIKVKVALTPLMLALFTVPAVMRWRDPSIMAEAGRKRRVYMGLSLSILPLTGMMGYFGGKIVHRH; from the coding sequence ATGAGCGGCGGCGAGGACGATCCGGTAAAGCATGGGACGACATCCGAAAAGCCCCGCGAAGACGGCGCAACCGGGACAGGGGCGGTGAACCGGCGCTATGCCCACCTGCCCCAAGGCATGCAGGGGCTGCTCGAGAGGTATCCGGCGCTGGGTATAAGCCAGCACCCGAGGATAGTGCATTTCCCCATGGCGGTTGCGGTGCTCTCCCCCTTCTTCAACCTGGCTTACCTGGCCAGTGGGAGAAAGGGCCTGGAGGATACCGCCTACCACCTCAGCCTCGTCGGGGCAGCGAGCGTCCCTCCGGTGGCGCTCTCCGGCGCCATGAGCTGGTGGGTCAACTACCGCGCCCACTGGTTCAGGAACATCAAGGTGAAGGTAGCCCTCACCCCGTTGATGCTGGCACTGTTCACGGTTCCCGCCGTGATGAGATGGCGCGACCCCTCCATCATGGCGGAGGCGGGGAGAAAACGCCGTGTTTATATGGGGCTATCGCTTTCCATCCTTCCATTGACGGGCATGATGGGATACTTCGGCGGCAAGATCGTCCACCGCCACTGA
- a CDS encoding IPT/TIG domain-containing protein: protein MNRKTICAAVLAAVLSMTAALLFFGCGGAGAKPEIKTLDPESGPPGSEVVIKGGSFGSSQGTGVVFFSGKEVTVVAWADTVITVKIPSDLEEATYGVTVETDNGASNEVEFKVEKGAANAPRIASLDPESGKSGDKVTITGSNFGATQGGGKVLFGTGTAQADKWSDTSITITVPPNLGANTYGVTVENAAGKSNQAIFKIGSDTDKLDAQKQAVVAFLQAQGQSTAGSDQWKVALVKRSSQDPNWEVVKVTLPDSKTFEAVLVFNNMLGDWECLKTGEPPWSGVEFKGEPVPSDISDV from the coding sequence GTGAACAGAAAGACCATATGCGCGGCGGTCCTGGCTGCCGTCCTCTCCATGACGGCGGCGCTGCTGTTCTTCGGCTGCGGAGGGGCCGGGGCGAAGCCCGAGATCAAGACCCTGGACCCGGAGAGTGGGCCTCCCGGCAGCGAGGTGGTCATCAAGGGCGGCAGCTTCGGGTCCAGCCAGGGCACCGGCGTGGTGTTTTTCAGCGGTAAAGAGGTCACGGTGGTGGCGTGGGCGGACACGGTGATCACGGTGAAGATACCCTCCGACCTGGAGGAGGCGACCTACGGGGTGACGGTGGAGACGGACAACGGCGCCAGCAACGAGGTGGAGTTCAAGGTGGAGAAGGGCGCCGCTAACGCCCCCAGGATAGCCTCGCTCGATCCCGAAAGCGGTAAGTCGGGAGACAAGGTGACCATCACCGGCAGTAACTTCGGCGCCACCCAGGGGGGCGGAAAGGTGCTCTTCGGGACGGGGACGGCGCAGGCCGACAAATGGTCCGATACCTCGATAACCATCACCGTGCCACCGAACCTAGGCGCCAACACCTACGGGGTGACGGTGGAGAACGCCGCTGGCAAGAGCAACCAGGCAATCTTCAAGATCGGCAGCGACACAGACAAGCTCGACGCCCAGAAGCAGGCCGTCGTGGCCTTCCTGCAGGCACAGGGCCAGTCCACGGCCGGCTCGGACCAGTGGAAGGTCGCCCTGGTCAAGCGGAGCAGCCAGGACCCCAACTGGGAGGTGGTCAAGGTCACCCTCCCGGACAGCAAGACCTTTGAAGCGGTGCTCGTCTTCAACAACATGCTGGGGGACTGGGAATGCCTTAAGACCGGCGAGCCGCCGTGGAGCGGCGTCGAGTTCAAGGGCGAACCCGTACCATCCGACATCAGCGACGTGTAA
- a CDS encoding DUF5719 family protein: protein MGFYYGNLHSHTLYSDGLASPSQAYAWARDVARFDFYAITDHAEELAQIEWEDTGDKADMYNAEGSFLALRGFEWSSPSLGHVNVFGSDDYTGSDVTSTLESLYQWIGARDAPAQFNHPARDTGYFEGFRYYPEVSYDLCLCETGNRDTGNNDLSHYLRYQAALDKGWRLAPTNNQDNHGLASFSNRTVIISPELTQDGLFEALRERRVYSSDDPDIRIAFKLGERWMGSVVENRGETAQFDVAVEDDEDIVSLQLITAGGRVAARRDFDPGEDSRSVTWSPTVEVGIRDYFFLRVIERDENGDDGAGWGEQVAVTSPIWLEREGTNWYLAEGCTAGGFETWILVQNPGSAPADVELTFMTEEGPVSGPSATIPPESRLTWNAGTYVTSFHVSTRVASDQAVVAERAVYWGDRGGGHDSIGATAPAPLWYLAEGCTAGGFETWILVQNPGSAPADVELTFMTEEGPVSGPSATIPPESRLTWNAGTYVTSFHVSTRVASDQAVVAERAVYWNSGEVGHCSLGFSREESAP, encoded by the coding sequence ATGGGTTTCTATTATGGGAACCTGCACAGCCATACCCTCTATTCCGATGGCCTGGCCTCACCCAGCCAGGCTTATGCCTGGGCGCGTGATGTCGCGAGGTTTGATTTCTACGCCATAACTGATCACGCCGAAGAGCTTGCCCAGATCGAGTGGGAGGATACGGGGGACAAGGCCGATATGTACAATGCCGAAGGTTCTTTCCTGGCCTTGCGCGGTTTCGAATGGAGTTCCCCTTCTCTGGGGCACGTAAACGTCTTCGGGTCCGATGATTATACCGGCAGCGACGTCACTTCAACCCTGGAGTCCCTGTATCAGTGGATCGGAGCCAGGGATGCGCCCGCGCAGTTCAACCATCCCGCAAGGGATACAGGATACTTCGAGGGCTTTAGATACTACCCCGAAGTCTCATACGACCTCTGTCTCTGCGAGACCGGCAACCGCGACACCGGCAACAACGACCTGTCGCACTATCTGCGTTATCAGGCTGCCCTGGACAAGGGGTGGAGGCTGGCGCCCACTAACAATCAGGACAACCATGGCCTTGCCTCCTTCAGTAATCGTACCGTGATAATCAGTCCGGAATTGACCCAGGACGGCCTCTTTGAAGCATTGAGAGAACGCAGGGTCTATTCGTCGGATGACCCAGATATCAGGATCGCCTTCAAGCTGGGAGAGCGCTGGATGGGTTCGGTTGTGGAGAACCGTGGGGAGACAGCGCAGTTCGACGTGGCGGTCGAGGATGACGAAGATATCGTCTCCCTGCAACTGATAACGGCCGGAGGCAGGGTCGCAGCCAGGCGGGACTTCGACCCCGGTGAGGACAGCAGGAGCGTCACCTGGAGCCCCACGGTCGAGGTGGGCATACGGGACTACTTCTTCCTGCGCGTAATCGAGCGCGATGAGAACGGTGATGACGGTGCGGGGTGGGGCGAACAGGTCGCTGTTACCTCTCCGATCTGGCTGGAAAGGGAGGGGACGAACTGGTACCTGGCCGAGGGCTGCACCGCGGGCGGCTTCGAGACCTGGATCCTGGTGCAGAACCCCGGCAGCGCTCCGGCCGATGTGGAGCTCACCTTCATGACCGAGGAAGGCCCGGTATCCGGACCCAGCGCCACCATCCCCCCCGAATCCCGTCTTACCTGGAACGCCGGGACCTACGTCACCTCGTTCCACGTCTCCACCCGGGTCGCGTCAGACCAAGCGGTAGTGGCGGAGCGCGCGGTCTACTGGGGGGACCGCGGAGGCGGACACGACTCCATAGGAGCCACGGCTCCTGCGCCGTTATGGTACCTGGCCGAGGGCTGCACCGCGGGCGGCTTCGAGACCTGGATCCTGGTGCAGAACCCCGGCAGCGCTCCGGCCGATGTGGAGCTCACCTTCATGACCGAGGAAGGCCCGGTATCCGGACCCAGCGCCACCATCCCCCCCGAATCCCGTCTTACCTGGAACGCCGGGACCTACGTCACCTCGTTCCACGTCTCCACCCGGGTCGCGTCAGACCAAGCGGTAGTGGCGGAGCGCGCGGTCTACTGGAACAGCGGGGAGGTGGGACACTGCTCCCTGGGTTTTTCTCGGGAAGAGAGCGCGCCGTAG
- a CDS encoding carbon-nitrogen hydrolase family protein: protein MRADARVLTVAAVQMESRNGDIQGNLERATPHVEEAARRGAALIVLPEFMPTGYIFTREIWDAAEPREGPTMRWLRESSRRLGVWLGTSYLEAEGEDFFNSFVITNPRGEEEGRVRKQTPAFAEAYFTRGEAGPHVIPTELGRIGVGICYENQLAYMPQLMCSHAVDLQLMPHSAPSPMPNPLFPASAVARYNENLWKLPVFYADMLGIPVVFINKCGDWVSPIPGLPFLTQRSSFPGYTAIVDSDGAVKARLGGEEGIIVEEVTLDPARRRDARPQPCGRWAIKTPWLMNQFRVIEAMGSVYYRLSRERRCRSRRISIS, encoded by the coding sequence ATGCGGGCAGATGCGAGGGTCCTGACCGTCGCGGCGGTGCAGATGGAGTCCAGGAACGGCGATATCCAGGGCAACCTGGAGCGCGCCACCCCCCACGTGGAGGAGGCGGCGCGGCGCGGCGCGGCGCTGATCGTGCTGCCGGAGTTCATGCCCACCGGCTATATCTTCACCCGGGAGATATGGGACGCCGCCGAGCCCAGGGAGGGCCCGACCATGCGCTGGCTGCGCGAGAGCTCGCGGCGCCTCGGGGTATGGCTGGGCACCAGCTACCTGGAGGCAGAGGGGGAGGACTTCTTCAACAGCTTCGTCATCACCAATCCGCGGGGCGAGGAGGAGGGCAGGGTCCGCAAACAGACCCCGGCCTTCGCCGAGGCATATTTCACCCGTGGCGAAGCGGGCCCGCACGTAATCCCCACCGAGCTGGGCAGGATAGGGGTAGGCATATGTTACGAGAACCAGCTGGCCTACATGCCGCAGCTCATGTGCTCACATGCCGTTGACCTGCAGCTCATGCCCCACTCGGCCCCCTCACCCATGCCCAATCCCCTCTTCCCCGCCTCTGCCGTCGCGAGATACAACGAGAACCTTTGGAAGCTGCCCGTCTTCTACGCGGACATGCTGGGTATCCCGGTGGTATTCATCAACAAATGCGGTGACTGGGTATCGCCCATCCCAGGCCTGCCCTTCCTCACCCAGAGGTCGAGCTTCCCGGGTTATACCGCCATCGTAGACTCGGACGGCGCGGTGAAGGCACGGCTTGGCGGCGAGGAGGGGATCATCGTGGAGGAGGTCACCCTGGACCCCGCGCGACGCAGGGACGCGCGGCCTCAGCCCTGCGGTCGCTGGGCTATAAAGACCCCCTGGTTGATGAACCAGTTCCGGGTGATAGAGGCCATGGGGAGCGTCTACTACAGGCTCAGCCGTGAGCGCAGGTGCCGTTCCAGGCGGATCTCGATCTCATGA
- a CDS encoding class I SAM-dependent methyltransferase — protein MKDSEYATLYEVEDVHWWYLGHRRLYAALLDRHCAASAEGRVLDAGCGTGGLTCWLRDRYRPRRLVALDASEEALTRCGERGLEELIHGSVERIPFPDASFDLVLSLNVIYHREVGDDGEALREMRRVLAPGGYLLLNLPALSFLAGRHDEAVGGVRRYGASMLGELLLRAGLEPVHMTYFVFSLLPAIAAYRWWSRKNVAEDVASDLRLPPAPLNRALEALLYLESRAAVRRGLPLGSSLTALASKVVQ, from the coding sequence GTGAAGGACTCCGAGTACGCTACCCTATACGAAGTGGAGGACGTCCACTGGTGGTACCTGGGGCACCGCCGTCTCTACGCGGCCCTGCTGGACCGCCACTGTGCGGCGTCAGCGGAAGGTCGCGTGCTCGACGCCGGATGCGGCACCGGCGGTCTCACGTGCTGGCTACGGGACAGGTACCGGCCGCGGCGCCTGGTGGCCCTGGACGCGAGCGAGGAGGCGCTGACACGCTGCGGGGAGAGGGGCCTGGAGGAGCTTATCCACGGTTCGGTCGAACGCATCCCCTTTCCGGACGCCTCCTTCGACCTGGTGCTCTCCCTCAACGTCATCTACCACCGCGAGGTCGGTGACGACGGCGAGGCGCTGCGTGAGATGCGCCGGGTGCTGGCGCCCGGGGGTTACCTGCTTCTTAACCTCCCGGCCCTCTCTTTCCTGGCCGGCAGGCACGACGAGGCCGTCGGAGGAGTGCGGCGATATGGCGCATCCATGCTCGGGGAGCTTCTCTTGCGGGCCGGTCTCGAGCCCGTGCACATGACCTACTTCGTCTTCAGCCTCCTGCCGGCCATCGCAGCGTACCGCTGGTGGAGCAGAAAGAACGTGGCGGAGGACGTGGCCTCGGACCTCCGGCTGCCCCCGGCGCCACTGAACCGCGCCCTGGAGGCGCTGCTCTACCTGGAGTCACGCGCCGCCGTCCGCCGCGGTCTGCCCCTGGGCAGCTCCCTCACCGCCCTTGCCAGCAAAGTGGTGCAATGA